The DNA sequence AGTGTTTAACGGTCCTGTAGGTGTGCCTTTTGCACAACGTACTGGTTCATGCCTAAGTGAATTAGGTTTGGAATTCGCCAAAAAAAGGAGTTTCTGTGTCATTCCATTTCCCGTACTTATTGAACACATAACTTGCATAAGAAAAAACAAAGATGAAATGATTAATTTTTGGCGTTCCATGCACGAAACAGAAGGCTTGTTAAAGATACCCGAGTAAACTCATCAAGCCTCTTACTATTGGTAACATGCGGACAGGCAATATCCTCTGTCACTTTACGCTACCCCCTTCGAAAAACAGTTTGGAGGTGAAATCTTGATTCCATTTCCCTGTAGCCGTATTCTCAGGGCCATGAAATCCCCTGACACAGCGCCCGGTTCCGCGCCTTGGCCCCGTCTGGGGGTGCGTCTGGCGATGGCGGACACCCTGGCGGGCATGGCCGCCCTGTTCCTGCCGATTTGGCTGCGCTATGGGGACTCGCCGCCGCCGGAGCATCTGCTGTCGGCGCAGGCGTGGCTGCCGTTCTTTGTGGTCTTCCGCCTTTCCGCCGCCTACGGCGGCGGGCTGTATGATTTCCGCCACCGGCTCCAGCCTGCGGACCACGTCTTCGGCGGTATGGGCGCGGCGTTCGCGGGCGCGGCGCCGGGCTATCTTTTTCTCGCCTTCCTCCAGTTGTACTATCTGCCCCTGGCGCAGTTCTCCCGCGCGGTCGCCGTTCTCGACATGGCCCTGCTGGCCCTGTGGTACGGCCTGTCCCGCGCGGCGGTGCTGGCGTGGCTGCACCGGCGCGGGTGCCGTCTCCGGGTGGCGCTGGCGGGCCCGGCGGCGGCCTGCGCCGAACTGGCCGGTGAAATCCGCGCCCATGCGCCCGCCCTGGTGGCGCTTGCCGGGGGCTTCGACCCGGCCCGGGTCTCCGGCCCGGACGACCCCGGCATCGCGGACTGGCTGGCGCGGGAGACGCCGGACCAGGTGATTCTGGAGGCGCTGGAACTGCCGGACACGGCGCTGAGCGCCGTGGTGGTCGCGTGCGACCGGCGGGATGTCGAGGTGTGCATCCATCCCGGCCTGCGGCTGGCGCTGCTGGCGGGCGCCGAAATATTCAGCCTCGCGGGGCTGCCCCTCATCCGGCTGAACGCCCACGCGGCGCGTCCGGCCTATGCCGCCATAAAGCGGGGCATGGACCTTTCCGCCGCCCTGGGGGGGCTGGTGCTGCTGTCGCCCCTTCTGGCCGCGCTGGCCCTGGCGGTGCGGCTGGGCTCGCCGGGACCAGCCCTCTACCGGCAGGAGCGGCAGGGCCGCGGCGGAAAGCCGTTTCACGTGGTCAAGTTCCGCACCATGGCGCAGGGCGCCGAAGACAGGACCGGGCCAGTGCTGGCGGAGGAGGACGACCCCCGCGTCACGCCCACGGGCCGGTGGCTGCGCCGGACCCGTCTCGACGAGCTGCCGCAGTTGTGGAACGTGATCCGGGGCGAGATGAGCCTGGTGGGTCCGCGGCCCGAGCGGCCCGCCTTTGCCGACGCCCACCTGGCCGAGGAGCCCCTCTACCGGCACCGGCTGCTGGCGCGGCCCGGCATGACCGGCCTCGCGCAGATTCACGGGCGCTATGACACGGACTACCGGCAGAAACTGCGCTATGACCTGCTCTACATCGGCAACATGACCCTGGCGGCGGACCTGCGCATCCTCGCGGCCACGGCGCGGATTGTGCTCACCGGGCGCGGCGCGCGATGAGCCGGGACAACGGCGCCTTTCCCCGACCCGACCGGAATTTCGCGGTGATGGCCTGTTCCGAGGGCGCGCAAAAAGCGCTGACCCTGCTTCTCTTCATGGTTCTCTCGCGCATGCTGACCGTGGAGGAGAACGGGGTCTACGGGCTTTTCGTCTCCCTCTTTCCCCTGCTGGTGGTGCTTCTGAACATGGGCCTGTCGGACATCGCCGTCCGCGAGATTGCACGCGCCCCGGAACAGACCGGGCGGCTCATTGCGGCGGCGCTGGCGGGGCAGACTCTGATCGGCGCGCTGCTGCTGGCCGCCGTGCCCGTGCTGTGGTTTCTGCTTCCGGACGGCGACCCCGCCGTCCGGTGGGTGCTGGTAGCCACCCTTCCGGCGACCCTGCCTTTCGTGTGGGGGCGCACGGTCCTCTCCGTCTTTTCCGGGCGGGAACATTTCGGCCCGGTGGCGGTTCTGCAGGTGGCGCTCCGCGCGGCGGTGGTGGCGGCGACCCTGGCGGTGCTCTTTCTGGGCGCCTCCGTGCCGGTGCTTGTGGCCCTGCTCGCGCCGGTGCACCTGGTCTGGGCGCTGGCCGTGGCGGCCTGGGCGCGGCGGCATGCGGTCAGCCCCATCACGGC is a window from the Candidatus Hydrogenedentota bacterium genome containing:
- a CDS encoding exopolysaccharide biosynthesis polyprenyl glycosylphosphotransferase, with the translated sequence MADTLAGMAALFLPIWLRYGDSPPPEHLLSAQAWLPFFVVFRLSAAYGGGLYDFRHRLQPADHVFGGMGAAFAGAAPGYLFLAFLQLYYLPLAQFSRAVAVLDMALLALWYGLSRAAVLAWLHRRGCRLRVALAGPAAACAELAGEIRAHAPALVALAGGFDPARVSGPDDPGIADWLARETPDQVILEALELPDTALSAVVVACDRRDVEVCIHPGLRLALLAGAEIFSLAGLPLIRLNAHAARPAYAAIKRGMDLSAALGGLVLLSPLLAALALAVRLGSPGPALYRQERQGRGGKPFHVVKFRTMAQGAEDRTGPVLAEEDDPRVTPTGRWLRRTRLDELPQLWNVIRGEMSLVGPRPERPAFADAHLAEEPLYRHRLLARPGMTGLAQIHGRYDTDYRQKLRYDLLYIGNMTLAADLRILAATARIVLTGRGAR